In the genome of Zea mays subsp. mays mitochondrion, complete genome, the window CAAGCCTTCTTCGGTAGATATCATTCACAAAATCCTTGAATGGTGATTCCATTCTGTCAAACAGATAGCCGCAGATTGGGTAGACCTTGTAACCGATACTTACAGCATACTTTAGCTCCTCAGAAAAATAGACACCTATAAACCTACCAGTTGGAAATATGAGCGTACCGTCACTCTGTTTATAAGGTAGAAATGGCTTGTGCATGTCAGCAGGGCATATTATGAACGCTTTAATGAAACCAAACATATCCTTCAGCTCAATCTTGGTTTTCTTTAACCCAAGATTATTTTTCCATCTAGGCTTGCCCGCTGGCATCTCTGATAACATAGAATAGGGGTATAGAGAATTCACATCGTAATACTTCAAATGTTCCCCCGTAGGTAGATATACATCTGTATGACCGCCGTAGTATCCACTCCTAATGAATTGTTCTTCATTGTCGTTTAGGATGTAGATCCTATTCTTTTCACTATCGTTTATGTATTTACGCCTAAAGATGGAGAGGGCCAGTGAAGATATTGTTAATCGATTAAGTATGTCGACCTGATACAAATCATAATAGATAGCTTTTGCTTCGAGCATAACAGCGCCTAGTAGCATAATATCTTGTTTTAGGTAAGATAAGTAATCGTCCTTATATATCCCCAGATTGTCGAGCGAAACACTGTCGTGGTTGATAACACCCTTACCGTTTAGTTTAGGACAAAAACAACGGGCTAGTTCTTCTAATTTACCTTTAAAAAGGTGGTATGAGTCTTGGAACGACAATATGTTCTTTCGCCTGCCCTTGGGGGATACTGTATAGACACTTATCTTGTAAATAATACGGTTTCGAACCAAGGGTTCTACTACCAAACCCCTGTGTTCCATTGTTAAATGCCTTAGTATAAAAAGACCATCGAACTGACCTAAATTATGAAAGTATACTACCAAACATGTTCTTGCTGATCTGGCTTCTTTGATCAACCTGTTCATCATAACTGTGAGCATCTTTGTACTCATTGACTTAAAATCTTCGTATAGTATTTTGTAGTCATCAGCATAGAACATTATAATTTTATTTTCATCTAATCCCTTATCCGTATCAATCGTCATATACCCCCCTGCGTAGGGGACGTGTGTATTGTATTCGTCGTTTTCTCCTAATTTATAGGGAATCGTTTCTAGATCGGCCACTATGAATTTCGTTTTGTTCTTTATCACTTGATTTTCTTTTGTTATATAGCAATTATAGCGAGCTACTTTATGCTGGTTTTTGGGCGTCATAGGTTTTTTAAAATTAGTGATTTCGCAATACTTATAGAAAACATTCTTTAAAGAATTATCAGATTCTTCTTTAGTAGGAAGTCGTACTACATCTAAACACCCATCGGTATAACAACTTATCATGATAGCCAGGACCTCAGAATCGCCGTAGTTTTCTGCAAACACCTTGACTGCTTTATAGATTTCCTGGAAAATGAACTCCTTAGGAATTAGCGTACCGTCCGCATATGTAAGCCTAATGGCTGTGGTTATGGTAATATTAGCTATATCGTCGTCTGTTTTTAATCTAAGTTGAAGGGTGAACTTGGCCCCACCCTGGATTTGCGGATAGGCATGCATATTCATGAGCTCCATATAGGCTATACTAAGCGTCTCAGTGCTAGCAGGTGTCGGGTATGGTTCCTTGAACTCCTGTACAGCAGTGATTTGTCGTTCATACAAACGGTAAGATCTGGATCTTCCTCTGTAGTACTTTTGTAACTCGTTCAGATATCCACGGAAAGTATTGCCATTTTGTAGAGTAGAGCAGTCATTTTTCAATTCCATTTTCAGAGCCTCTTCCCTGGCGAATCTTTCACTCTACCCCCTCTGACTAAGACTATAGAATGTTCCTGCGAATTATGACCTTCGCCTGGAATGTGAGCAAATATATCATGTCGATTGCTCAACCGTACTTTTGCTATCTTACGTAGAGCTGAATTAGGTTTTTTCGGTGTTCTCGTCGAAACACGCAGGCATACTCCTTGCTTCTGGGGACATTGATCCGAAGCACGCCCGCCCCGTGTGCGTCTTTCACGACATGCTCTGGTCCCGGGTTTCTTCCTGTGGTCTTCTAGCGTTAGAAGAAGTCGTGTCCGTCCCGGACATCTGCAACGTCCTCTCACGCCTTTGGGGGGACAAACAAAGATCAGGAAAAGACGGACCGAACCCATTCGGTGACTTTCGCGGTCGCCCTCACTGAACCGACTTGGATCTGAACTACGATTCAGATCAAGTCTTACCGAAATTGGATTTCCTTTTCGTGCCATATGTCGCTTAGACTTTACTTTTGCCCCTTTCTGCCCTTTCCTCTATTTGTTCGATAGGGTCCTCGTTCTATTCTAATTCTAAACCCATTGTCGTCCACAGTTTCCTTGTCGACGCGAAGGGGCAAGCAGCCCCCAAACAAAGTCTGAGATCAGAACTCATACCGCGGTTGTGGCCGCATGCAAGTTCTTCAATATTTAGAGAGTATGTGTTAGTACGAGATCGCGCTATCAACTTATTTAATCTTTCTCGATGAAGCAAGAAAACGGATGCGCCTAGCGCTAGTTGCTCAATCCGTTGCTTGTTTGGTTGATTAGGACAAAATTGTATCCCTTAGGAACCGTACATGCACCTTTGTTTGGATGCCGATTGAATATTGTTACAATACGAAATACTTGAAGGCCACACGCAATTGACTCACCTACATTTTATGCTCCCACCTTTTTGTAGACTCAGCTTCTGCCTCTGGGGAAGCACTCACATTATGATCGAATTACAATGTGCAGGTTTTGTGACCACCACTGATGCTTGCTGTGGGCTGGGCAAGTATGGAGGCCTATTCTATTCATGTGTGTTCTTCCACGGATGGCGTGCTGCGACGCATCGAGCCATGTCGGGTGCAATTCATCTAACTAACTCCACCTTCCTCCTACGGGTCTGCAGTCAAAAGAGTTGTTCAGTCATATGGTATGTATACATAAATCTGCTTTTCACTCTTCTGCAATGGGATTCGGACATGATCCAATCGACCTTCCTCTACTTGTTGATGGCCTGTACTGTAAAGAAGAGCCCAGCGGATGGAAGCTGTTGAGTGGAGCTTCACCTGGCTGGATAAAAGCACTCTACCTAGGCTTGTAATAACTAGTACTTTCTATAATGCTTGGTTCCAACTAATAATACATCATGGTACCTTATATTCTTTAACTACTAACGGAACTGAGATAGGCCTGCCTGGGTAAAGAATAAGAAAAAACGTTCCGGTAATAGAGATTGCCTTTAGCAGGAAGATGAGTAGATCGCTCACCTGGAACTTCTTAGCCCTCTTTCCTTTAGAAGAAAAACCTTTGTGAATGCTCGCCCTGGACCAAGGCTGGCTATAGGCGGATCGCCCAACCGATCATAATCATAGGTTCAACCACACCAGAAAAGTGTTTATACATTTGGAAGACTTACTACACTGGAACCTAGATATCAACTAAACTAGGAAGTAGAAGCTAGGGCAGAGCCGTTTGTTTACCAAACGAACTTATCGCCGTGCTCGTGGGCTATGCTTCAAGTGCGGGGAACTACCCTGTATGCGGTCCATGTACCCTCGCCTGCGGCTCCTGTGCTCATGGTCCCGTTTTTTCTCTTCGCTTCGCCAAAAAGAAAGGAAGAGAAGAGGTCGGAAAGATCACACACAGTACGAAAGCAAGCATAAACCAAACGAAAACCGATGTAGCGAGAAAGAGGGCACCGTCCTTCCTTTTTGGAGCCAAGGGAGCCTTTGGCCTATCTGTCAGTATGTTGTGCATTCTCTCACTTCCAAAATAGCATATAATGGATGTCATGTACCAGCTATCTCTGAAA includes:
- the orf911 gene encoding hypothetical protein is translated as MELKNDCSTLQNGNTFRGYLNELQKYYRGRSRSYRLYERQITAVQEFKEPYPTPASTETLSIAYMELMNMHAYPQIQGGAKFTLQLRLKTDDDIANITITTAIRLTYADGTLIPKEFIFQEIYKAVKVFAENYGDSEVLAIMISCYTDGCLDVVRLPTKEESDNSLKNVFYKYCEITNFKKPMTPKNQHKVARYNCYITKENQVIKNKTKFIVADLETIPYKLGENDEYNTHVPYAGGYMTIDTDKGLDENKIIMFYADDYKILYEDFKSMSTKMLTVMMNRLIKEARSARTCLVVYFHNLGQFDGLFILRHLTMEHRGLVVEPLVRNRIIYKISVYTVSPKGRRKNILSFQDSYHLFKGKLEELARCFCPKLNGKGVINHDSVSLDNLGIYKDDYLSYLKQDIMLLGAVMLEAKAIYYDLYQVDILNRLTISSLALSIFRRKYINDSEKNRIYILNDNEEQFIRSGYYGGHTDVYLPTGEHLKYYDVNSLYPYSMLSEMPAGKPRWKNNLGLKKTKIELKDMFGFIKAFIICPADMHKPFLPYKQSDGTLIFPTGRFIGVYFSEELKYAVSIGYKVYPICGYLFDRMESPFKDFVNDIYRRRLEAKARGEKALDFIHKTTMNSLYGRFGINPESTTTLILNKEEALKFPMEHEGFMHSEELCADRFLITYKNKRSAELQRKREKPPANAAVQISAAVTAYARIHMYPYIAREDCYYTDTDSIVVKHPLPADEVSATKLGAFKLEHDVTKGVFLAPKSYMLQTVRDEQIVKHKGAGKIMANEKWFINQLDDPHLKHTFEYELKFSRNWHKLLVEKKTARITMGIESKKRDFVFDRYGKWVGTKPIHVGDGDVNSLNPTSYKLIKSLLEQNEDLRVELAKSEQMKSGTQNIKDSSKKKASKKKSDNPDKKAE
- the orf127 gene encoding hypothetical protein — its product is MGSVRLFLIFVCPPKGVRGRCRCPGRTRLLLTLEDHRKKPGTRACRERRTRGGRASDQCPQKQGVCLRVSTRTPKKPNSALRKIAKVRLSNRHDIFAHIPGEGHNSQEHSIVLVRGGRVKDSPGKRL
- the orf126-b1 gene encoding hypothetical protein encodes the protein MLPPFCRLSFCLWGSTHIMIELQCAGFVTTTDACCGLGKYGGLFYSCVFFHGWRAATHRAMSGAIHLTNSTFLLRVCSQKSCSVIWYVYINLLFTLLQWDSDMIQSTFLYLLMACTVKKSPADGSC
- the orf115-c1 gene encoding hypothetical protein; the protein is MRSMYPRLRLLCSWSRFFSSLRQKERKRRGRKDHTQYESKHKPNENRCSEKEGTVLPFWSQGSLWPICQYVVHSLTSKIAYNGCHVPAISEKVEGPFRDSKSCLVLNSACKERSR